A genomic region of Cannabis sativa cultivar Pink pepper isolate KNU-18-1 chromosome 1, ASM2916894v1, whole genome shotgun sequence contains the following coding sequences:
- the LOC133033733 gene encoding uncharacterized protein LOC133033733: MGPGFFPHHWDIVGADVISLVKEFFGSEEMRCGLNDTNLVLIPKKKNFVVMGHLRPISFCNVLYKIISKVLANRMRDLIDCIISDTQSSFILNHLISDNVMVAFEVMHYLKRKRRGKKGFMALKLDMSKAYDQVEWSLIS; this comes from the coding sequence ATGGGACCTGGTTTCTTTCCACACCATTGGGATATTGTTGGTGCTGATGTAATCAGCTTAGTGAAAGAGTTTTTCGGCTCCGAAGAAATGCGTTGTGGTCTTAATGACACCAATCTTGTTTTGatcccaaaaaagaaaaactttgtTGTTATGGGTCATCTTAGGCCAATATCCTTTTGTAATGTTCTTTATAAGATCATCTCAAAAGTTTTGGCAAACCGTATGAGAGATTTGATTGACTGTATTATCTCTGACACCCAAAGTTCTTTTATTCTTAACCATCTTATCTCAGACAATGTTATGGTTGCCTTTGAGGTTATGCACTACCTGAAACGAAAAAGAAGAGGTAAAAAAGGCTTCATGGCTCTTAAACTCGATATGAGCAAAGCCTACGATCAGGTTGAATGGAGCTTAATTTCTTAG
- the LOC115707426 gene encoding uncharacterized protein LOC115707426: MADMDLQGLNQSINTPPPPSTPTPLVSPMALQLSGFLNGDTIQVQGDAGDLQFSVQLNIAKKLFHENVEPQPLHSPGTVPYNPENFSVEDSSFSSYVTPNASEELRRRSRFAEPVVDENCRFGEEGDESEEIKSRECVVTRLRSGVISPVKYYPLRISTENLLRPIEKVKTRKRNSEKKIDVFERLFRRRSCPVKPCTSYAFFVMATWGVVKSSSFGETSKRIGQMWYKLSHNEKKLYQEMALKDNARYKKQCKLLKMKKTL; this comes from the exons ATGGCGGACATGGATTTACAGGGACTAAACCAGTCAATAAatacaccaccaccaccatcaacACCAACCCCATTAGTGTCTCCCATGGCTCTTCAATTATCTGGTTTTTTAAATGGGGACACAATCCAAGTTCAAGGCGATGCAGGGGACTTGCAATTCTCGGTTCAATTGAATATTGCCAAGAAACTTTTTCACGAGAACGTTGAGCCACAGCCACTTCACTCTCCTGGGACAGTTCCATATAACCCAGAAAATTTTTCTGTTGAAGATTCGAGTTTCTCTTCTTATGTGACCCCAAATGCCTCTGAAGAGTTAAGGAGACGAAGTCGTTTTGCAGAGCCAGTAGTTGATGAAAATTGCCGTTTTGGTGAAGAGGGTGATGAGTCTGAGGAGATTAAGAGTAGGGAGTGTGTTGTTACGAGGCTGAGAAGTGGGGTCATATCTCCAGTGAAATATTATCCTCTTCGGATTTCAACTGAGAATTTGTTAAGGCCTATTGAGAAAGTGAAAACAAGGAAGAGaaattcagagaagaagattgATGTGTTTGAGAGATTGTTTAGAAGGCGTAGTTGTCCTGTGAAGCCATGTACTTCTTATGCTTTCTTTGTTATGGCTACTTGGGGTGTGGTCAAATCATCTTCTTTTGGTGAAACCAGCAAGAGAATTGGTCAAATGTGGTACAAACTCTCTCACAATGAGAAAAAG TTATACCAGGAGATGGCTTTGAAGGACAATGCAAGATACAAGAAGCAATGCAAGTTATTAAAGATGAAGAAAACTTTGTAG
- the LOC115704757 gene encoding metacaspase-1: MFLLVDCSNCRTPLQLPPGATSICCALCRGVTRVAQPRAAAASSVGLHQRPALPPYTVPSPYNRVPAGTLPSAHGRKRALICGVSYKNTKQELKGCINDAKCMKYLLINKFSFPESSIVMLTEEETDPYKRPTKQNMRMALYWLVKGCQPGDSLVFHFSGHGSQQKDYNGDEIDGYDETLCPMDYASQGMIVDDEINATIVKPLPAGVKLHAIIDACHSGTVLDLPFLCRMDRSGKYAWEDHRPRTGVWKGTNGGEVISFSGCDDNQTSADTSAMSKITSTGAMTYSFIQAIERGHATTYGNMLNSMRSTIRNTANDLGGGIVTSLLTMLLSGGSLSGGMRQEPQLTANVPFDVYSKTFSI, translated from the exons ATGTTCTTGCTCGTAGATTGCTCCAACTGCCGTACGCCGCTGCAACTTCCGCCGGGAGCCACTTCCATATGCTGCGCCTTATGCCGCGGCGTCACGCGTGTAGCTCAGCCACGCGCTGCCGCCGCCTCATCCGTCGGCCTGCATCAAAGACCTGCTCTTCCGCCGTATACGGTTCCCTCGCCGTACAATCGCGTCCCGGCGGGTACGTTGCCGTCGGCACATGGGCGGAAGCGTGCTCTGATATGCGGCGTTTCGTATAAGAACACGAAGCAAGAGCTTAAGGGGTGTATAAACGATGCTAAGTGCATGAAGTATTTGCTGATCAACAAGTTCAGCTTCCCTGAGTCCTCGATTGTCATGCTTACTG AAGAAGAAACTGATCCGTACAAACGTCCAACCAAACAGAACATGAGAATGGCCCTGTATTGGCTTGTGAAAGGTTGTCAACCAGGAGACTCTTTAGTATTCCATTTCTCTGGTCATGGATCCCAACAGAAGGACTACAACGGAGATGAGATCGACGGTTATGATGAGACGCTTTGTCCCATGGATTATGCATCTCAAGGGATGATAGTTGATGATGAAATCAATGCCACAATTGTCAAGCCTCTTCCTGCTGGTGTCAAGCTTCATGCCATTATAGACGCTTGTCATAGTGGAACTGTGCTTGATTTGCCCTTTCTATGTAGAATGGACAG AAGTGGGAAGTATGCTTGGGAGGATCATCGGCCTAGAACAGGTGTTTGGAAGGGAACGAACGGCGGGGAAGTCATTTCCTTCAGTGGCTGTGATGATAATCAAACCTCAGCTGATACCTCA GCTATGTCCAAGATCACCTCAACTGGTGCCATGACTTATTCTTTCATCCAAGCCATCGAGCGTGGACATGCAACTACGTATGGGAATATGCTAAACTCAATGCGATCTACAATTAGAAACACAGCTAATGATCTTGGGGGTGGTATTGTGACATCCCTACTCACCATGCTCTTATCTGGGGGAAGCCTTTCAGGCGGGATGAGACAG GAGCCGCAGTTGACTGCCAATGTACCTTTCGACGTGTATTCAAAGACTTTCTCTATTTAA